One window of the sulfur-oxidizing endosymbiont of Gigantopelta aegis genome contains the following:
- a CDS encoding PAAR domain-containing protein codes for MPKAARVGDPLAPHGCGNCSPHGRTIASGSSTVFINGVPATRLGDAISCGGVIIAGSGDVIIGDGGGSGSSGGASFFDTAVTMMSAMTFSLS; via the coding sequence ATACCTAAAGCCGCTCGTGTAGGTGATCCCCTTGCACCCCATGGATGCGGTAATTGTTCACCTCATGGCCGTACTATTGCATCAGGTTCCAGTACCGTTTTTATTAATGGTGTTCCTGCTACCAGACTGGGTGATGCTATCAGTTGCGGTGGTGTCATTATTGCGGGTTCAGGTGATGTCATCATTGGTGATGGTGGAGGTTCTGGTTCTTCAGGCGGTGCAAGTTTTTTTGATACCGCAGTTACGATGATGTCAGCAATGACATTCAGTTTATCATGA
- a CDS encoding type II toxin-antitoxin system Phd/YefM family antitoxin has product MDALSANEAKTQFGDLLLKAQRAPVQINKNGKPVVVVMSMDEYENIEALKLRYLQSRAAQAKVDIEAGNLTNGDVFFDALEKGQFD; this is encoded by the coding sequence ATGGATGCTCTTTCTGCCAATGAAGCCAAAACACAATTTGGCGATCTATTGTTAAAAGCACAGCGTGCACCGGTGCAGATCAACAAAAATGGAAAACCCGTTGTTGTTGTCATGTCGATGGATGAATACGAAAATATTGAAGCACTCAAACTTCGGTATTTACAATCAAGAGCAGCTCAGGCCAAAGTGGATATTGAAGCAGGCAACCTCACCAATGGAGATGTTTTTTTTGATGCTTTAGAAAAAGGTCAATTTGATTAG
- a CDS encoding type II toxin-antitoxin system RelE/ParE family toxin — MTHFRLIPDAESDLIEIRRFTIQQWDNTQSNKYLSELRQILCLLAETPSMGKSRTDIGVGVLSFPYVSHVIYYVLHEQELIVFGVLHKRMVPLNHLEDRDVF; from the coding sequence GTGACTCACTTTCGTTTAATACCTGATGCCGAATCAGATCTCATAGAAATACGTCGTTTTACCATACAGCAATGGGACAATACACAATCAAACAAATACCTATCAGAACTTCGACAAATCTTATGTTTATTGGCCGAAACACCCTCTATGGGTAAGTCAAGGACAGATATTGGAGTGGGTGTACTGAGTTTTCCCTATGTGAGCCATGTTATTTATTATGTGCTGCATGAGCAAGAGCTGATTGTCTTTGGTGTATTGCATAAACGAATGGTTCCACTGAACCACCTGGAAGATCGAGATGTTTTTTAA